One genomic segment of Caldimonas brevitalea includes these proteins:
- a CDS encoding VOC family protein yields the protein MQLLGIHHVALIGADLERSKHFYVEVLGFRVVAEHHRPARDSWKVDLQGPGGMQLELFTFPGAPPRPSRPEAQGLRHLAFATPNVEACRVRLEAHRVACEEVRVDEYTGRRFFFCADPDGLPIEFYEVVK from the coding sequence ATGCAGCTGCTCGGCATCCACCATGTGGCGCTGATCGGCGCCGACCTCGAGAGGTCCAAGCACTTCTATGTCGAGGTGCTCGGCTTCCGGGTGGTGGCCGAGCACCACCGGCCGGCGCGCGACTCCTGGAAGGTCGACCTGCAGGGGCCGGGCGGGATGCAGCTGGAGCTGTTCACCTTTCCCGGCGCACCGCCGCGGCCCAGCCGGCCCGAAGCCCAGGGCCTGCGGCATCTCGCCTTTGCGACGCCCAATGTCGAAGCCTGCCGGGTGCGGCTGGAGGCGCATCGTGTGGCCTGCGAGGAAGTGCGGGTCGACGAGTACACCGGGCGGCGCTTCTTCTTCTGCGCCGACCCGGACGGGCTGCCGATCGAGTTTTACGAGGTCGTGAAGTAG
- the cobN gene encoding cobaltochelatase subunit CobN produces MSAWRRACALLLLTALLLCVAPALLARPLLLWVTSDVTPTTRSALLASAAADAGFEWRHVEFGLRPGDDRAARQALQAGLDEAEWVWVDVPHATVRARLEALLGPEQVARFEARRPDRLLYTDTADGDTPAGRIAAYLRAGGARQSAHAFTLAKAALQGGALPVLPPPQPLPARALYHPRAPGLFSDAGALARWQAGEGRARGAPVVLLVHRHHFVDGSTGWLDRWLQWFEAAGFAPYAAYSQSLDAPALSALLEVDGRLHARVVVTHQLLTPGAALQPLFQRWDVPVLATLPYRSGSIAAWQADSGGLATTDVPFYLAQPEAAGAVDPLLVAAQGHPREGLSLIEPQARAVVAKAARWLALRDTPNADKRLVAMVYNYPAGATNFGASFLNVPRSLEVVSGALAQAGYRTQAVPEAVWIERLKPLLAAYYEGADLHALLAQDAAAALPLADYRAWFDRLPPRVRERIEAQWGPPERSRYVVQQGGQPVFVIPRLQIGHLTVMPQPPREETLKYRQQPFSHRNRVALSHHYLAVYLWARQSHALVHFGTHGTQEWADGKLRGLDVHDDALLPLADVPVVYPYIVDNLGEALTAKRRGRATLVSHRTPSFAPAGFNARMAHLHELMHEWETAGDGPTKAALEAALLAQFVEQQLHRDLGWSAERIGHDFAGFIEQLHPWLDRLAQSSQPQGLAVFGRVPEPSARRTTILQALRQPLIEALGEDIDEAFLIDHRGVADSRPARWLDVALQDAEAAAQLDLRPPEPQGPVPNRAARRPIDTAALRDLALRAQALERLLATENELPGLLRALEGRFLPAAYGGDPIRNPDSLPTGRNLTGLDPSRLPTRHAWQTAQRLFDDWLAAWRREHGDVVPQRIALSLWAGETLRHQGVQEAQALAALGVEPVWDHSGRPTGLRVIPQAELKRPRVDVLLSISGSYRDQFPALMALVDKAVAAVSTAEPEGVVAEASRAVARELARNGVAADAAERLGRVRVFGNTPGDYGTGIAEAVQSDGVARQDARLGGLFLQRMSQPFLDGNPVGEAGADPVARPDVLAAHLRRTDAALLSRSSHLYGMLTSDDPFQYLGGLAAAARSAGRREGLALYVNQIEDSGEPHTQSAARGIALEMQSRYLHPGWLAAQRAEGYAGSLQVVKAVQFAWGWQQVDAGSVRDDHWQGFYDVLVRDRHGLGVPEWLRAHPQAYAQALERLAQAERQGYWRPDPTVRRTLAALLQTLSGQAPRPDASVEVQRWTATALQTPARPAAAAAREAEAVPRVRRDVSPPAPVVAAPEPRGIRLRPVMPAPRANAVVQRLAQAWLAAAVAALVLGGAAWQLRSSRMPPRMAGL; encoded by the coding sequence TTGAGCGCCTGGCGGCGCGCTTGCGCGCTGCTGCTGCTGACGGCGCTGCTGCTGTGCGTCGCCCCGGCCCTGTTGGCGCGACCGCTGCTGCTGTGGGTGACGAGCGACGTGACGCCGACCACCCGCAGCGCCTTGCTGGCCAGCGCCGCGGCCGACGCGGGCTTCGAGTGGCGGCATGTCGAGTTCGGCCTGCGCCCGGGTGACGACCGGGCCGCCCGGCAGGCGCTGCAGGCGGGCCTCGACGAGGCCGAGTGGGTGTGGGTCGACGTGCCGCATGCGACGGTGCGGGCGCGCCTCGAGGCGCTGCTGGGGCCCGAGCAGGTGGCACGCTTCGAGGCGCGGCGCCCCGACCGCCTGCTGTACACCGACACGGCCGACGGCGACACGCCGGCCGGGCGTATCGCGGCCTATTTGCGAGCCGGTGGCGCCCGCCAGTCGGCACACGCCTTCACGCTGGCAAAGGCCGCCTTGCAGGGCGGGGCGTTGCCGGTGTTGCCGCCGCCGCAACCCTTGCCAGCACGGGCGCTGTACCACCCGCGTGCGCCGGGGCTGTTTTCGGATGCCGGCGCACTGGCCCGCTGGCAGGCCGGCGAGGGCAGGGCACGCGGCGCGCCGGTCGTGCTGCTGGTGCACCGGCACCATTTCGTCGACGGCAGCACCGGCTGGCTGGACCGCTGGCTGCAGTGGTTCGAAGCAGCCGGCTTCGCGCCCTATGCGGCCTACAGCCAGTCGCTCGACGCGCCGGCTTTGAGCGCTTTGCTGGAGGTCGACGGGCGGCTGCATGCGCGTGTGGTGGTGACGCACCAGTTGCTGACCCCCGGCGCCGCGCTGCAACCGCTGTTCCAGCGCTGGGACGTGCCGGTGCTCGCGACGCTGCCTTACCGCAGCGGGTCGATCGCCGCCTGGCAGGCCGACAGCGGCGGGCTCGCCACCACCGACGTGCCGTTCTACCTGGCACAGCCCGAGGCCGCCGGCGCCGTTGACCCGCTGCTGGTCGCGGCGCAAGGCCACCCGCGCGAGGGGCTGTCGCTGATCGAGCCCCAGGCGCGCGCGGTGGTGGCCAAGGCGGCCCGCTGGCTGGCGCTGCGCGACACGCCCAATGCCGACAAGCGGCTGGTTGCGATGGTCTACAACTACCCGGCCGGCGCCACCAACTTCGGCGCCTCCTTCCTCAACGTGCCGCGCAGCCTGGAAGTGGTGAGCGGCGCCTTGGCGCAGGCCGGGTATCGCACGCAGGCGGTGCCGGAGGCCGTCTGGATCGAGCGACTCAAACCTTTGCTGGCGGCCTACTACGAGGGTGCAGACCTGCATGCCTTGCTGGCGCAGGATGCCGCCGCCGCGCTGCCGCTGGCCGACTACCGCGCCTGGTTCGACCGGCTGCCGCCGCGCGTGCGCGAGCGCATCGAAGCGCAATGGGGCCCGCCCGAGCGCAGCCGCTATGTGGTGCAGCAGGGCGGGCAGCCAGTGTTCGTGATCCCGCGCCTGCAGATCGGGCACCTGACCGTGATGCCGCAGCCGCCGCGCGAGGAGACGCTGAAGTACCGCCAGCAGCCGTTCTCGCACCGCAACCGGGTGGCCCTGTCGCACCACTACCTGGCCGTCTACCTGTGGGCGCGCCAATCGCATGCCCTGGTGCACTTCGGCACCCACGGCACGCAGGAGTGGGCCGATGGCAAGCTGCGCGGCCTGGACGTGCACGACGATGCGTTGTTGCCGCTGGCCGATGTGCCGGTCGTCTACCCCTACATCGTCGACAACCTCGGCGAAGCGCTGACCGCCAAGCGTCGCGGCCGGGCCACGCTGGTCAGCCACCGCACGCCCTCGTTCGCCCCGGCCGGCTTCAACGCCCGCATGGCGCACCTGCACGAGCTGATGCACGAGTGGGAGACGGCCGGCGACGGCCCCACCAAGGCCGCCCTCGAAGCCGCGCTGCTGGCCCAGTTCGTCGAGCAGCAGCTGCACCGCGACCTGGGCTGGAGCGCCGAGCGCATCGGCCACGACTTCGCCGGCTTCATCGAGCAGCTGCATCCCTGGCTGGACCGGCTGGCGCAGTCGTCGCAGCCGCAGGGGCTGGCGGTGTTCGGCCGGGTGCCCGAGCCGTCTGCGCGCCGCACGACGATCTTGCAGGCGCTGCGCCAGCCGTTGATCGAGGCGCTGGGCGAGGACATCGACGAGGCGTTTCTGATCGACCACCGCGGTGTCGCCGACTCACGGCCCGCGCGCTGGCTCGACGTCGCCCTGCAAGACGCGGAGGCCGCCGCTCAGCTCGACCTGCGCCCGCCCGAACCGCAGGGCCCGGTGCCCAACCGCGCCGCGCGCCGGCCGATCGACACAGCAGCCTTGCGCGACCTCGCGCTGCGCGCCCAGGCCCTCGAACGGCTGCTCGCGACCGAAAACGAGCTGCCGGGGCTGCTGCGCGCGCTGGAAGGGCGCTTTCTGCCGGCCGCCTACGGCGGCGACCCGATCCGCAACCCCGACAGCCTGCCCACCGGCCGCAACCTGACCGGGCTGGACCCGAGCCGCTTGCCCACCCGCCATGCCTGGCAGACGGCGCAGCGCTTGTTCGACGACTGGTTGGCGGCCTGGCGACGCGAGCACGGCGATGTGGTGCCGCAACGCATCGCACTGTCGCTGTGGGCCGGCGAGACCTTGCGCCACCAAGGCGTGCAGGAGGCCCAGGCCCTCGCCGCCCTCGGCGTCGAACCCGTGTGGGACCACAGCGGCCGACCCACGGGGCTGCGGGTGATTCCGCAGGCCGAGTTGAAGCGCCCGCGGGTGGACGTGCTGCTGTCGATCAGCGGCTCCTACCGCGACCAGTTCCCGGCCTTGATGGCCTTGGTCGACAAGGCGGTGGCGGCGGTCAGCACGGCCGAGCCCGAGGGTGTGGTGGCCGAGGCCAGCCGGGCGGTGGCGCGCGAGCTGGCCCGCAACGGCGTCGCCGCTGACGCGGCCGAACGGCTGGGCCGGGTGCGCGTGTTCGGCAACACGCCGGGCGACTACGGCACCGGCATCGCCGAGGCGGTGCAGTCCGACGGTGTGGCCCGCCAGGACGCGCGCCTGGGCGGGTTGTTCCTACAGCGGATGAGCCAGCCGTTTCTCGACGGCAACCCGGTGGGCGAGGCGGGGGCGGACCCGGTGGCCCGTCCGGACGTGTTGGCGGCCCACCTGCGTCGCACTGATGCGGCGCTGCTGTCGCGCAGTTCCCACCTCTACGGCATGCTGACCTCGGACGACCCGTTCCAGTACCTCGGGGGCCTGGCCGCCGCCGCGCGCAGCGCCGGCCGTCGCGAGGGCCTGGCGCTGTACGTGAACCAGATCGAGGACAGCGGCGAGCCGCACACGCAGAGCGCAGCGCGCGGCATCGCGCTAGAGATGCAGAGCCGCTACCTGCACCCCGGCTGGCTGGCGGCCCAGCGCGCCGAAGGTTATGCCGGCAGCTTGCAGGTGGTGAAGGCGGTGCAGTTCGCCTGGGGCTGGCAGCAGGTCGATGCGGGCAGCGTGCGCGACGACCACTGGCAGGGGTTTTACGACGTCCTGGTGCGTGACCGCCACGGGCTCGGCGTGCCCGAGTGGCTGCGGGCCCACCCGCAAGCCTATGCGCAGGCGCTGGAGCGGCTGGCGCAGGCCGAACGCCAGGGGTACTGGCGTCCCGATCCGACGGTACGGCGTACGTTGGCCGCACTGTTGCAGACGCTGTCGGGACAGGCGCCGCGGCCGGACGCCTCGGTCGAGGTGCAGCGATGGACCGCGACCGCGCTGCAAACGCCTGCGAGGCCGGCGGCCGCCGCGGCACGAGAGGCCGAGGCGGTGCCCCGTGTTCGGAGGGACGTCTCGCCGCCCGCGCCTGTGGTGGCAGCTCCCGAGCCACGCGGCATCCGGCTGCGGCCCGTGATGCCTGCTCCGCGCGCCAACGCGGTGGTGCAGCGACTGGCACAGGCCTGGCTCGCCGCCGCGGTCGCAGCGCTGGTGCTGGGCGGGGCGGCTTGGCAGTTGCGAAGTTCGAGGATGCCACCCCGCATGGCAGGGCTGTGA
- the fdhD gene encoding formate dehydrogenase accessory sulfurtransferase FdhD produces MKPDDMPETPDALCTVPVVRSQRGDRCAASDTVLAEVPVALSFNGVAHAVMMATPTDLEAFALGFALSEGVIETPAQCYGIDVQAHPRGVDVQLQVATRAFERLKHQRRTMEGRSGCGVCGVESLAALDLDPTPVPAERRLDGLQAEQVLQAFAQLAERQPLNAATGACHAAGWSLPDGSLVDVLEDVGRHNALDKLIGRLAHGPALQRPGFVIVSSRASYELVRKCARLGLPALAAISAPTSLAVDLATRCGLRLFGFCRDEGAVEYTGTAAALR; encoded by the coding sequence TTGAAGCCCGACGACATGCCCGAGACGCCCGACGCCTTGTGCACGGTGCCGGTGGTCCGCAGCCAGCGCGGCGACCGCTGCGCGGCCAGCGATACGGTGCTGGCGGAAGTGCCGGTCGCGCTGTCGTTCAACGGCGTCGCCCATGCGGTGATGATGGCGACCCCGACCGACCTCGAGGCCTTCGCGCTCGGCTTCGCGCTGTCCGAAGGTGTGATCGAAACGCCGGCGCAGTGTTATGGCATCGACGTCCAGGCGCACCCGCGCGGTGTCGACGTGCAGCTGCAGGTCGCCACCCGCGCCTTCGAGCGCCTGAAGCACCAGCGCCGCACGATGGAAGGCCGCAGCGGTTGTGGTGTGTGTGGTGTGGAAAGCCTGGCCGCACTCGACCTCGATCCCACCCCGGTGCCCGCCGAGCGCCGGCTCGATGGGCTGCAGGCCGAGCAGGTGCTGCAGGCCTTTGCGCAACTCGCCGAACGCCAACCGCTGAACGCCGCCACCGGCGCCTGCCATGCTGCCGGCTGGTCGCTTCCCGACGGCAGCCTGGTCGACGTGCTCGAAGACGTGGGCCGCCACAACGCCCTCGACAAATTGATCGGCCGGCTGGCGCACGGCCCGGCGCTGCAGAGGCCCGGCTTCGTCATCGTCAGCAGCCGCGCCAGCTACGAGCTGGTGCGCAAATGCGCGCGGTTGGGTCTGCCGGCGCTGGCGGCGATCTCGGCGCCGACCTCGCTGGCGGTCGACCTGGCAACGCGCTGCGGTCTGCGCCTGTTCGGTTTCTGTCGGGACGAGGGCGCGGTGGAGTACACCGGCACCGCCGCTGCCCTGCGTTAA
- a CDS encoding cation:proton antiporter yields MVDELNQALSFLGAAFSWAGPDALVGTSLVLIAGALIGEVVFRRLGLPRIVGYSLVGMFVGAAGYGVASGDISGTVRLVVDLALALLLFELGARVQLRWLRTNPFLLVTSLAEAILTFVVVYLVMRYLGLDMSSSAAVAVLAVPASPAVIARVASEFGAEGQVTERVTMMAALNTLYGVFASRLLQAWLDLDTGQNPVQAIVHPLYVFVGSFFIAGLLGIAVARVARRLDLRNENSVLLLLGLVTLALALTKAFGLSTLMMPLMAGLWLRNSTERPWVWPRHFGTAGGVLVLMLFVIVGTSWSFSALATGGMIALAAMAARAAAKSAAVLTLGWFSGQSLRQSIGVSLALTPLSATALVMYSDLQGSHAGFAAQLSPIALSSIAVMELLGALAVLAALRSAHEIAARRV; encoded by the coding sequence ATGGTGGACGAGCTGAACCAAGCCCTGTCCTTTCTCGGTGCTGCCTTTTCCTGGGCTGGTCCTGACGCGCTGGTCGGCACGTCGCTGGTGCTGATTGCCGGCGCGCTGATCGGTGAAGTCGTGTTCCGCCGGCTGGGCCTGCCGCGGATCGTCGGCTACTCGCTGGTCGGCATGTTCGTCGGTGCGGCCGGCTATGGTGTCGCGAGCGGCGACATCTCCGGCACCGTGCGGCTGGTGGTCGACCTGGCGCTGGCGCTGCTGCTGTTCGAGTTGGGCGCACGCGTGCAGCTGCGCTGGCTGCGGACCAATCCTTTTCTGCTCGTCACCAGCCTCGCCGAGGCCATCCTGACCTTCGTGGTGGTCTACCTGGTGATGCGCTACCTGGGGCTCGACATGTCGTCTTCGGCCGCCGTCGCGGTGCTGGCGGTGCCGGCCTCCCCGGCGGTGATCGCCCGCGTGGCGTCCGAATTCGGCGCTGAAGGTCAGGTGACCGAGCGCGTCACGATGATGGCGGCGCTCAACACGCTGTACGGCGTCTTCGCCAGCCGGCTGTTGCAGGCCTGGCTCGACCTGGACACGGGGCAGAACCCGGTGCAGGCGATCGTCCACCCGCTGTATGTGTTCGTCGGCTCCTTCTTCATCGCCGGCCTGCTCGGCATCGCGGTCGCCCGTGTCGCCCGCCGGCTCGACCTGCGCAACGAAAACTCGGTGCTGCTGCTGCTGGGGCTGGTGACGCTGGCACTGGCGCTGACCAAGGCGTTCGGCCTGTCGACGCTGATGATGCCGCTGATGGCCGGGCTGTGGCTGCGCAACTCGACCGAACGTCCGTGGGTCTGGCCGCGCCACTTCGGCACGGCCGGGGGCGTGCTGGTGCTGATGCTGTTCGTGATCGTCGGCACCTCGTGGTCGTTCTCGGCGCTGGCCACCGGCGGCATGATCGCGCTGGCCGCGATGGCCGCCCGCGCCGCCGCCAAGTCGGCCGCGGTGCTGACGCTCGGCTGGTTCAGCGGGCAGTCGCTGCGCCAGAGCATCGGCGTCAGCCTGGCCTTGACACCGCTGTCGGCCACCGCCTTGGTGATGTATTCCGATTTGCAGGGCTCGCACGCAGGCTTCGCGGCGCAGCTGTCGCCCATCGCGCTGAGCTCGATCGCCGTGATGGAACTGCTGGGCGCGCTGGCGGTGCTCGCCGCGCTGCGCAGTGCGCACGAAATCGCCGCCCGCCGGGTTTGA
- a CDS encoding YbdK family carboxylate-amine ligase: MTLEAFAASKPLTLGVELELGIVNTHDYDLSPSAVDLLRLMNKRKIPGDVKPEMTDSMIELSTGVCHSHADALSQLTEIRGALVDCARKLNVGLCGGGTHPFQDWSERRIFNTPRFHMLSELYGYLSKQFTIFGQHVHVGCPSADDALVLLHGMSRFIPHFIAMSASSPYVQGTDTGFHSARLNSVFAFPLSGRAPFVTTWDDFGTFFAKMTRTGVVKSMKDFYWDIRPKPEFGTIEVRVLDTPLTIEKAAALAAYIQCVASWLSKQKPFELAEDDYLVYTFNRFQACRFGPDGTFVDPKTGEHRTLREDILFTMGEIEQHAIDLNADTAMRYLRSELQRFGNDATWARQTQAQEHLLAEVVRQQCLRWSGELVV; the protein is encoded by the coding sequence ATGACCTTGGAAGCCTTTGCCGCTTCGAAGCCGCTGACGCTCGGGGTGGAACTCGAGCTGGGCATCGTGAACACGCACGACTACGACCTGTCGCCCAGCGCGGTCGACCTGCTGCGGCTGATGAACAAGCGCAAGATCCCGGGCGACGTGAAGCCCGAGATGACGGACAGCATGATCGAGCTGTCGACCGGCGTGTGCCACAGCCACGCCGACGCCCTCAGCCAGCTGACCGAGATCCGCGGCGCGCTGGTCGATTGCGCCCGCAAGCTCAACGTCGGCCTGTGCGGCGGCGGCACCCATCCGTTCCAGGACTGGAGCGAGCGGCGCATCTTCAACACGCCGCGCTTTCACATGCTGTCGGAGCTGTACGGCTATCTGTCGAAGCAGTTCACCATCTTCGGCCAGCACGTGCACGTCGGCTGCCCCAGCGCCGACGACGCGCTGGTGCTGCTGCATGGCATGTCGCGCTTCATTCCGCACTTCATCGCGATGTCGGCGTCGTCGCCCTATGTGCAGGGCACCGACACGGGCTTTCATTCGGCCCGTTTGAACTCGGTGTTCGCCTTTCCGCTGTCGGGGCGTGCGCCCTTCGTGACCACCTGGGACGACTTCGGCACCTTCTTCGCCAAGATGACGCGCACCGGCGTGGTCAAGAGCATGAAGGACTTCTATTGGGACATCCGCCCCAAGCCCGAGTTCGGGACCATCGAAGTGCGGGTGCTCGACACGCCGCTGACGATCGAGAAGGCGGCAGCGCTGGCGGCCTACATTCAGTGTGTGGCGAGCTGGCTGAGCAAGCAGAAGCCGTTCGAGCTGGCCGAGGACGATTACCTGGTCTATACCTTCAATCGGTTCCAGGCCTGCCGCTTCGGGCCCGACGGCACCTTCGTCGACCCCAAGACCGGCGAGCACCGCACCTTGCGCGAGGACATCCTGTTCACCATGGGCGAGATCGAACAGCACGCTATCGACCTGAACGCCGATACGGCGATGCGCTACCTGCGCAGCGAGCTGCAGCGTTTCGGCAACGACGCCACCTGGGCGCGCCAGACCCAGGCCCAGGAACACCTGCTGGCCGAGGTGGTGCGCCAACAGTGTTTGCGCTGGAGCGGCGAACTGGTGGTGTGA
- a CDS encoding DUF2149 domain-containing protein, translating to MRRHSLHPLADEDDDPMLSAVNLVDVFLIVVAALLVALTLRAEREAGSTVTVIRNAGRPDMEIVTRENGREVRLRGDGTAGAGNGVRAGVAYKLDDGSVIYVPEPAASSSPAGSTP from the coding sequence ATGCGACGCCACAGCCTGCATCCGCTCGCCGACGAGGACGACGACCCGATGCTGTCGGCCGTCAACCTGGTCGACGTGTTCCTGATCGTCGTCGCGGCCCTGCTGGTGGCCCTGACCTTGCGCGCCGAGCGTGAGGCCGGCTCGACCGTCACGGTGATCCGCAACGCCGGCCGGCCCGACATGGAGATCGTCACGCGCGAGAACGGCCGCGAGGTGCGCTTGCGCGGTGATGGCACGGCCGGCGCGGGCAATGGCGTGCGCGCGGGCGTGGCCTACAAGCTCGACGATGGCAGTGTCATCTACGTACCCGAGCCGGCGGCCTCGTCGTCGCCTGCCGGGTCCACCCCTTGA
- a CDS encoding FdhF/YdeP family oxidoreductase produces MSDPKIEFYPYPAGGWGALRSAARQLVQHRIAAKGTRTLLSANQPDGFDCPGCAWPDRQHTSTFEFCENGVKAVAAEATSRRATPELIGQHRVAELAAWSDHDLEALGRLTEPMAYDAATDRYHAVSWDSAFERIAAHLRALPHPDQAIFYTSGRTSNEAAFLYQLLVREYGTNNFPDCSNMCHEPSGTGLKQSIGVGKGSVTLADFEQADAILIFGQNPGTNHPRMLGELRAASRRGARILSFNPLRERGLERFADPQNALEMATLGSTPISSDYFQLRIGGDLAAVKGLCKALFELDDAARAAGRPRLLDVDFIAEHTHGLDAFEADVRAESWDALTEASGLSLDQLRAAALTYARAARVIACWGMGITQHRHAVATVQMITNLLLLRGNLGRPGAGVCPVRGHSNVQGDRTMGIHEKPSAQFLDRLGAVFGFEPPRAPGHDTIAAIEAMQRGDARVFFALGGNFAVATPDTTLTQAALRRCDLTVHVSTKLNRSHLVHGREALVLPCLGRTELDLQNGTPQAITVEDSMSMVHLSSGRNPPASPHLLSEPMIVARLASAVLPHSKTPWRWLVEDYDRIRDKIAEVFDDFADFNRRVRTPGGFRLRNTASERVWLTGSGKAHFMAHALPRQTTPAEAAGQRVFTLATVRAHDQYNTTVYGLDDRYRGVFGHRRVVFIHRDDLQALGLAPGEWVDLTSVFGDGVERRAERFLLVEYDIPRGCLASYYPETNTLVPLASHAEGARTPASKSIPVVLTRHVGQAEPGAPAS; encoded by the coding sequence ATGAGCGATCCCAAGATCGAGTTCTATCCCTACCCGGCCGGCGGCTGGGGCGCGCTGCGCAGTGCCGCGCGCCAGCTGGTGCAGCACCGCATCGCCGCCAAGGGCACGCGCACGCTGTTGTCGGCCAACCAGCCCGACGGCTTCGACTGCCCCGGCTGCGCCTGGCCCGACCGCCAGCACACCTCGACCTTCGAGTTTTGCGAAAACGGCGTCAAAGCCGTCGCCGCAGAGGCCACGTCGCGCCGCGCGACGCCCGAACTGATCGGGCAGCACCGCGTCGCCGAACTGGCCGCCTGGTCCGACCACGACCTCGAAGCGCTGGGCCGCCTGACCGAGCCGATGGCCTATGACGCCGCCACCGACCGCTACCACGCGGTCAGCTGGGACAGCGCCTTCGAGCGTATCGCCGCGCACCTGCGGGCGCTGCCGCACCCCGACCAGGCGATCTTCTACACCTCGGGGCGCACCAGCAACGAGGCGGCCTTCCTGTACCAGCTGTTGGTGCGCGAGTACGGCACCAACAACTTCCCCGACTGCTCCAACATGTGTCACGAGCCGAGCGGCACCGGCTTGAAGCAAAGCATCGGCGTCGGCAAGGGCAGCGTCACGCTGGCCGACTTCGAACAGGCCGATGCGATCCTGATCTTTGGCCAGAACCCCGGCACCAACCACCCCCGCATGCTCGGCGAGCTGCGCGCCGCGTCGCGCCGGGGCGCCCGCATCTTGAGCTTCAACCCGCTGCGTGAACGCGGGCTGGAGCGCTTCGCCGACCCGCAGAACGCCCTCGAGATGGCCACGCTCGGCTCAACGCCGATCAGCAGCGACTACTTCCAGCTGCGCATCGGCGGTGACCTCGCGGCCGTCAAGGGCCTGTGCAAGGCGCTGTTCGAACTCGACGACGCCGCGCGCGCCGCAGGGCGGCCCCGGTTGCTCGACGTCGACTTCATCGCCGAGCACACCCACGGCCTCGATGCCTTCGAAGCCGACGTGCGGGCCGAGTCGTGGGACGCACTGACCGAAGCCTCGGGCCTGAGCCTCGACCAACTGCGCGCCGCCGCGCTCACGTACGCACGGGCCGCGCGGGTCATCGCCTGCTGGGGCATGGGCATCACGCAGCACCGCCATGCGGTGGCGACGGTGCAGATGATCACCAATCTGTTGCTGCTGCGCGGCAACCTGGGCCGACCCGGCGCCGGCGTCTGCCCGGTGCGCGGCCACAGCAACGTGCAGGGCGACCGCACCATGGGCATCCACGAGAAGCCGTCGGCGCAGTTCCTCGACCGGTTGGGCGCCGTGTTCGGCTTCGAGCCGCCCCGCGCGCCCGGCCACGACACGATTGCGGCCATCGAGGCCATGCAGCGAGGCGACGCGCGCGTGTTTTTCGCGCTGGGCGGCAATTTCGCTGTGGCGACACCCGACACCACCCTCACCCAGGCCGCGCTGCGCCGCTGCGACCTGACGGTGCATGTGTCGACCAAGCTCAACCGCAGCCACCTGGTGCACGGCCGGGAAGCGCTGGTGCTGCCCTGCCTCGGCCGCACCGAACTCGACCTGCAGAACGGCACGCCGCAAGCCATCACGGTCGAAGACTCGATGAGCATGGTGCACCTGTCGAGCGGGCGCAATCCGCCGGCGTCGCCGCACCTGCTGTCCGAGCCGATGATCGTGGCCCGCCTGGCCAGCGCCGTGCTGCCACACAGCAAGACGCCGTGGCGCTGGCTGGTGGAAGACTACGACCGCATCCGCGACAAGATCGCCGAGGTCTTCGACGACTTCGCCGACTTCAACCGCCGGGTGCGCACGCCCGGCGGCTTCCGGCTGCGCAACACCGCGTCGGAGCGGGTCTGGCTGACCGGCTCGGGCAAGGCGCACTTCATGGCCCATGCCCTGCCGCGGCAGACCACGCCGGCTGAGGCCGCTGGCCAGCGCGTCTTCACGCTCGCCACCGTGCGGGCGCACGACCAGTACAACACCACGGTCTATGGCCTGGACGACCGCTACCGCGGCGTCTTCGGCCACCGGCGTGTCGTGTTCATCCACCGCGACGACCTGCAGGCACTGGGCCTGGCGCCCGGCGAATGGGTCGACCTGACCAGCGTGTTCGGCGATGGTGTCGAGCGGCGCGCCGAGCGTTTCCTGCTGGTCGAGTACGACATCCCGCGCGGCTGTTTGGCCAGCTACTACCCCGAAACCAACACGCTGGTGCCGCTGGCGAGCCACGCCGAAGGCGCGCGCACGCCGGCGTCCAAGTCGATCCCGGTGGTGCTGACCCGGCATGTCGGCCAGGCCGAACCGGGAGCGCCGGCGTCTTGA